A DNA window from Danio aesculapii chromosome 14, fDanAes4.1, whole genome shotgun sequence contains the following coding sequences:
- the ccdc85b gene encoding coiled-coil domain-containing protein 85B, with amino-acid sequence MGSDSEILNRELSKLSDEDLLACTKEELVNRLRKEESDKMSALIQRGRLIKEVNKQLQGHLLEIRELKVINQRLQEENQELRDLCCFLDDDRLKVKKLAREWQLFGHHAAKVMREDLGGYLKKLADLERMQDGLVKENLDLKELCLVLEEECVSRSDSSPGGSTDLNIPCMVARDVGDGSSSTGSVGSPDQLHLVCSPDD; translated from the coding sequence ATGGGGAGCGACAGTGAAATACTGAACCGGGAGCTGTCCAAGTTGTCCGATGAAGACTTGCTGGCTTGTACTAAGGAAGAGCTGGTGAATCGACTCCGCAAGGAAGAATCTGATAAGATGTCCGCTCTCATACAGCGTGGTCGATTAATCAAGGAGGTCAATAAACAACTGCAGGGACATCTGCTTGAAATCAGGGAACTCAAAGTCATCAACCAGCGGCTGCAAGAGGAGAACCAGGAACTTCGGGATTTATGCTGCTTTCTGGACGACGATCGTCTGAAAGTGAAGAAACTGGCACGTGAGTGGCAGCTGTTCGGCCACCATGCTGCCAAAGTGATGCGCGAGGACCTCGGCGGATACCTCAAGAAGCTCGCCGACCTGGAGAGAATGCAGGACGGTCTGGTGAAGGAGAATCTGGATCTGAAGGAACTTTGTTTGGTGCTTGAGGAAGAGTGCGTGAGCAGAAGCGATTCCAGCCCAGGTGGATCCACAGATCTCAATATACCGTGTATGGTGGCCCGGGACGTGGGCGATGGGAGCTCCAGCACTGGGAGCGTTGGCAGTCCTGACCAGCTGCACTTGGTGTGTTCACCAGATGACTAA
- the fosl1a gene encoding fos-related antigen 1a isoform X1: MYNYGNPGRGIDRSFPESSSGSSGSSSASVATTTGTTQQQQQKYSVAGSSQFVPSLNAITSNQSLQWMLQPSIGTPGPSRPLRSSYPLPPGIPATMNPPQPSQSHLSRPGVIRAAAAIGSTTRRNDEYLSPEELERRRIRRERNKMAAAKCRNRRRELTDTLQNETDQLEDEKSRLQKEISDLQKEKEKLELVFEAHRPICKVQESDSDSDSSNDIPTLSGIKIEPVDPDLPGPSSESKHYAKLNKPKPKITIPPPPSASSITGISLESESLHTPVLISTPSLTPFTASLVFSYPSSSLDTSSQALNLVTSHQSSQNPQPCAVAHRRSSSSGDQSDHSLNSPTILTL, from the exons ATGTACAACTACGGTAACCCGGGCAGAGGAATCGATCGGTCCTTCCCAGAAAGCAGCTCCGGATCATCAGGCTCGAGCTCCGCGTCTGTCGCTACAACCACCGGCACTACCCAGCAACAACAG CAGAAGTATTCTGTGGCAGGATCCAGTCAGTTTGTGCCCAGTCTCAATGCCATAACTTCAAACCAGAGCCTTCAATGGATGCTTCAGCCTTCAATAGGCACCCCAGGACCATCAAGGCCGCTTCGGTCTTCCTACCCACTGCCACCAGGGATTCCAGCCACCATGAATCCTCCTCAACCCTCGCAATCACATCTGTCCCGCCCTGGTGTTATCAGAGCAGCTGCGGCAATTGGCAGCACAACAAGAAGAAACGATGAATAT CTCTCTCCTGAGGAACTTGAGCGGCGCAGAATTCGAAGGGAACGCAACAAAATGGCTGCAGCGAAGTGTAGGAACCGTCGACGAGAACTGACAGACACTTTACAAAAT GAAACCGACCAGTTAGAAGATGAAAAGTCCCGTCTGCAGAAGGAAATCTCTGACCTCCAGAAGGAAAAGGAGAAGCTTGAGTTGGTCTTTGAGGCTCACAGACCCATCTGCAAAGTCCAGGAATCAGACTCCGACTCCGACTCCAGCAATGACATCCCAACACTCAGCGGAATCAAGATTGAACCTGTGGACCCTGATCTTCCTGGACCCTCCAGCGAATCTAAGCATTACGCCAAGCTCAACAAGCCCAAGCCCAAAATTACCATCCCGCCCCCTCCTTCAGCTTCCTCCATTACTGGCATATCTCTAGAATCAGAGTCCCTTCACACTCCTGTCCTCATCTCTACACCATCCCTGACTCCATTTACCGCCAGCCTGGTCTTCAGCTACCCGTCGTCTTCACTGGATACTTCATCCCAAGCCCTCAACCTGGTCACGTCTCATCAGTCTTCCCAGAACCCTCAGCCGTGTGCCGTCGCTCACAGGCGCAGCAGCAGCAGCGGAGACCAGTCTGATCATTCCCTCAATTCACCCACAATCCTGACCCTCTGA
- the yif1a gene encoding protein YIF1A, which yields MNFQQQGYRATKPRARASPPTGGPMLFDDTSSGPPPMNNQNYYSSGYNMAEMPAGGQEPGVGNIFADPVANAAMMYGSSLANQGKDIVNKEINRFMSVNKLKYFFAVDTKYVMKKLLLLMFPYTHQDWEVRYHRDTPLTPRHDVNAPDLYIPTMAFITYILLAGMALGIQKRFSPEVLGLCASTALVWMIIEVLVMLLSLYLLTVHTDLSTFDLVAYSGYKYVGMIFTVLCGLLFGSDGYYVALAWSSCALMFFIVRSLKMKILSSISADSMGAGASAKPRFRLYITVASAVFQPFIIYWLTAHLVR from the exons ATGAATTTCCAACAGCAAGGATACCGGGCAA CAAAGCCCAGAGCCCGAGCATCTCCTCCCACTGGTGGTCCTATGCTTTTTGATGACACCAGTTCTGGACCCCCACCCATGAATAACCAGAACTACTATAGTTCAGGTTATAATATGGCGGAAATGCCAGCAGGCGGTCAGGAACCTGGAGTGGGCAACATTTTTGCAGATCCAGTGGCCAATGCTGCGATGATGTATGGCTCATCGCTTGCCAACCAAGGCAAGGATATTGTGAACAAAGAG ATTAACCGATTCATGTCAGTGAACAAACTGAAGTATTTCTTTGCAGTCGATACCAAATATGTTATGAAGAAGCTGCTACTTCTCATGTTCCCATACACGCATCAG GACTGGGAAGTACGTTACCATAGAGACACTCCTCTCACACCACGCCATGATGTCAATGCTCCAGATCTCTACATACCCa cAATGGCTTTTATCACCTACATTTTGCTGGCTGGAATGGCTTTAGGAATCCAGAAACG GTTCAGTCCTGAAGTTCTGGGTTTGTGTGCCAGCACAGCTCTGGTTTGGATGATTATTGAAGTTCTTGTCATGTTGCTCAGTCTTTACTTGCTCACAGTTCACACAGACCTCTCAACATTTGACCTTGTGGCTTACAGTGGATACAAATATGTGGG GATGATTTTCACGGTGTTGTGTGGACTGCTTTTCGGCAGTGATGGTTACTATGTTGCTCTTGCCTGGTCATCTTGTGCCCTCATGTTTTTCATT GTTCGTTCTCTAAAAATGAAGATCCTGTCTTCAATCTCAGCAGACTCTATGGGTGCAGGAGCCAGCGCCAAACCCCGCTTTCGCTTGTACATAACAGTGGCATCTGCCGTCTTTCAGCCATTCATCATTTACTGGCTCACTGCTCATTTGGTCAGATGA
- the fosl1a gene encoding fos-related antigen 1a isoform X2, which produces MYNYGNPGRGIDRSFPESSSGSSGSSSASVATTTGTTQQQQKYSVAGSSQFVPSLNAITSNQSLQWMLQPSIGTPGPSRPLRSSYPLPPGIPATMNPPQPSQSHLSRPGVIRAAAAIGSTTRRNDEYLSPEELERRRIRRERNKMAAAKCRNRRRELTDTLQNETDQLEDEKSRLQKEISDLQKEKEKLELVFEAHRPICKVQESDSDSDSSNDIPTLSGIKIEPVDPDLPGPSSESKHYAKLNKPKPKITIPPPPSASSITGISLESESLHTPVLISTPSLTPFTASLVFSYPSSSLDTSSQALNLVTSHQSSQNPQPCAVAHRRSSSSGDQSDHSLNSPTILTL; this is translated from the exons ATGTACAACTACGGTAACCCGGGCAGAGGAATCGATCGGTCCTTCCCAGAAAGCAGCTCCGGATCATCAGGCTCGAGCTCCGCGTCTGTCGCTACAACCACCGGCACTACCCAGCAACAACAG AAGTATTCTGTGGCAGGATCCAGTCAGTTTGTGCCCAGTCTCAATGCCATAACTTCAAACCAGAGCCTTCAATGGATGCTTCAGCCTTCAATAGGCACCCCAGGACCATCAAGGCCGCTTCGGTCTTCCTACCCACTGCCACCAGGGATTCCAGCCACCATGAATCCTCCTCAACCCTCGCAATCACATCTGTCCCGCCCTGGTGTTATCAGAGCAGCTGCGGCAATTGGCAGCACAACAAGAAGAAACGATGAATAT CTCTCTCCTGAGGAACTTGAGCGGCGCAGAATTCGAAGGGAACGCAACAAAATGGCTGCAGCGAAGTGTAGGAACCGTCGACGAGAACTGACAGACACTTTACAAAAT GAAACCGACCAGTTAGAAGATGAAAAGTCCCGTCTGCAGAAGGAAATCTCTGACCTCCAGAAGGAAAAGGAGAAGCTTGAGTTGGTCTTTGAGGCTCACAGACCCATCTGCAAAGTCCAGGAATCAGACTCCGACTCCGACTCCAGCAATGACATCCCAACACTCAGCGGAATCAAGATTGAACCTGTGGACCCTGATCTTCCTGGACCCTCCAGCGAATCTAAGCATTACGCCAAGCTCAACAAGCCCAAGCCCAAAATTACCATCCCGCCCCCTCCTTCAGCTTCCTCCATTACTGGCATATCTCTAGAATCAGAGTCCCTTCACACTCCTGTCCTCATCTCTACACCATCCCTGACTCCATTTACCGCCAGCCTGGTCTTCAGCTACCCGTCGTCTTCACTGGATACTTCATCCCAAGCCCTCAACCTGGTCACGTCTCATCAGTCTTCCCAGAACCCTCAGCCGTGTGCCGTCGCTCACAGGCGCAGCAGCAGCAGCGGAGACCAGTCTGATCATTCCCTCAATTCACCCACAATCCTGACCCTCTGA